The Chiloscyllium punctatum isolate Juve2018m chromosome 42, sChiPun1.3, whole genome shotgun sequence genome includes a region encoding these proteins:
- the becn1 gene encoding beclin-1 isoform X1: protein MEGSKSSSSTMQVSFVCQRCSQPLKLDTSFNVLDRVTIQELTAPLVTVTPVKPEEGRVENGSPAEEACTEGKPDSVSRKYIPPARMLSTESANSFTLIGEASDGGTMENLSRRLKVTSDLFDIMSGQTDVDHPLCEECTDTLLDQLDQQLNVTENECQNYKNCLEILEQMNEEDEEQLLQELKALNSQENFLIQELENVEMKRKKVADDLAEVRAETERLHQEEAQYQREYSEFKRQQLELDDDLTSVGNQMRYAQIQLDKLKKTNVFNATFHIWHSGQFGTINNFRLGRLPSVPVEWNEINAAWGQTVLLLHSLANKMELRFQRYRLVPYGNHSYLESLTDRAKELPLYCSGGLRFFWDNKFDHAMVAFLDCVQQFKEEVERGDTGFCLPYRMDVEKGKIEDTGGSGGSYSIKTQFNSEEQWTKALKFMLTNLKWGLAWVSSQFYNR from the exons CCCCTTTAGTTACAGTTACTCCTGTAAAACCAGAAGAAGGCAGGGTGGAAAATGGCAGCCCTGCAGAG GAAGCTTGCACAGAAGGTAAACCAGACAGTGTTTCCAGAAAATATATACCTCCTGCTCG GATGTTGTCCACAGAAAGTGCTAATAGTTTTACTCTCATTGGAGAAGCTTCTGATGGTGGCACAATGGAAAACCTAAGCCGAAGACTCAAA GTGACCAGTGATCTGTTTGACATCATGTCTGGACAGACAGATGTGGACCACCCTCTCTGTGAGGAATGTACTGATACACTGCTTGATCAGTTGGACCAGCAACTGAATGTCACAGAAAATGAATGTCAGAATTACAA GAACTGTTTAGAGATACTTGAACAAATGAATGAGGAAGATGAAGAGCAACTGCTGCAAGAGCTGAAAGCACTGAACTCCCAAGAGAACTTTTTAATTCAGGAACTTGAAAATGTGGAAATGAAACGGAAGAAGGTAGCAGATGATTTGGCTGAGGTtagggcagagacagagagactccaTCAAGAAGAAGCCCA GTACCAGCGGGAGTACTCTGAATTCAAAAGACAGCAATTGGAGCTTGACGATGATTTAACAAGTGTTGGCAATCAGATGCGATATGCCCAGATTCAGCTTGATAAACTCAAGAAAACCAATGTTTTCAATGCTACGTTTCACATATG GCACAGTGGACAGTTTGGCACCATCAATAACTTCAGACTAGGACGTCTACCGAGTGTTCCTGTGGAATGGAATGAGATTAATGCAGCTTGGGGGCAGACTGTGCTGTTACTGCACTCACTGGCTAACAAGATGGAACTCCGATTTCAAAG GTATCGTCTTGTCCCTTATGGGAATCATTCATACTTGGAATCACTTACAGACAGAGCAAAG GAGCTGCCATTGTACTGTTCCGGAGGATTACGATTCTTCTGGGACAACAAGTTTGATCATGCTATGGTGGCTTTTCTGGATTGCGTTCAACagtttaaagaggaggtagaaaGAGGTGACACTGGCTTCTGCTTACCATACAG AATGGATGTGGAGAAGGGAAAGATTGAAGACACGGGAGGAAGTGGAGGATCTTATTCTATAAAAACACAGTTCAACTCTGAGGAACAGTGGACAAAGGCACTCAAATTTATGCTCACCAATTTGAAATGGGGGCTGGCATGGGTGTCTTCTCAATTCTATAATAGGTGA
- the becn1 gene encoding beclin-1 isoform X2 encodes MLSTESANSFTLIGEASDGGTMENLSRRLKVTSDLFDIMSGQTDVDHPLCEECTDTLLDQLDQQLNVTENECQNYKNCLEILEQMNEEDEEQLLQELKALNSQENFLIQELENVEMKRKKVADDLAEVRAETERLHQEEAQYQREYSEFKRQQLELDDDLTSVGNQMRYAQIQLDKLKKTNVFNATFHIWHSGQFGTINNFRLGRLPSVPVEWNEINAAWGQTVLLLHSLANKMELRFQRYRLVPYGNHSYLESLTDRAKELPLYCSGGLRFFWDNKFDHAMVAFLDCVQQFKEEVERGDTGFCLPYRMDVEKGKIEDTGGSGGSYSIKTQFNSEEQWTKALKFMLTNLKWGLAWVSSQFYNR; translated from the exons ATGTTGTCCACAGAAAGTGCTAATAGTTTTACTCTCATTGGAGAAGCTTCTGATGGTGGCACAATGGAAAACCTAAGCCGAAGACTCAAA GTGACCAGTGATCTGTTTGACATCATGTCTGGACAGACAGATGTGGACCACCCTCTCTGTGAGGAATGTACTGATACACTGCTTGATCAGTTGGACCAGCAACTGAATGTCACAGAAAATGAATGTCAGAATTACAA GAACTGTTTAGAGATACTTGAACAAATGAATGAGGAAGATGAAGAGCAACTGCTGCAAGAGCTGAAAGCACTGAACTCCCAAGAGAACTTTTTAATTCAGGAACTTGAAAATGTGGAAATGAAACGGAAGAAGGTAGCAGATGATTTGGCTGAGGTtagggcagagacagagagactccaTCAAGAAGAAGCCCA GTACCAGCGGGAGTACTCTGAATTCAAAAGACAGCAATTGGAGCTTGACGATGATTTAACAAGTGTTGGCAATCAGATGCGATATGCCCAGATTCAGCTTGATAAACTCAAGAAAACCAATGTTTTCAATGCTACGTTTCACATATG GCACAGTGGACAGTTTGGCACCATCAATAACTTCAGACTAGGACGTCTACCGAGTGTTCCTGTGGAATGGAATGAGATTAATGCAGCTTGGGGGCAGACTGTGCTGTTACTGCACTCACTGGCTAACAAGATGGAACTCCGATTTCAAAG GTATCGTCTTGTCCCTTATGGGAATCATTCATACTTGGAATCACTTACAGACAGAGCAAAG GAGCTGCCATTGTACTGTTCCGGAGGATTACGATTCTTCTGGGACAACAAGTTTGATCATGCTATGGTGGCTTTTCTGGATTGCGTTCAACagtttaaagaggaggtagaaaGAGGTGACACTGGCTTCTGCTTACCATACAG AATGGATGTGGAGAAGGGAAAGATTGAAGACACGGGAGGAAGTGGAGGATCTTATTCTATAAAAACACAGTTCAACTCTGAGGAACAGTGGACAAAGGCACTCAAATTTATGCTCACCAATTTGAAATGGGGGCTGGCATGGGTGTCTTCTCAATTCTATAATAGGTGA